The proteins below are encoded in one region of Mangifera indica cultivar Alphonso chromosome 7, CATAS_Mindica_2.1, whole genome shotgun sequence:
- the LOC123221132 gene encoding chlorophyllase-2 → MPSSSPNVFEIGNYATILQRFEPAATCSTTNSTVPTVPPPKPLLIAMPTDAGDFPLLIFLHGYLLYNSFYSQLIQHIASHGFIVIAPQLYELAGADASGEIKSAAAITNWLSEGLPGLLPPNVKPNLSKLGLAGHSRGGKTAFALALMKTATTLKFSALIGVDPVDGMDKGKQTPPPVLTYVPHSFDLDMAVMVIGSGLGEVKRNPLFPPCAPQGVNHRDFFNECKRLACHFVIKDYGHLDMLDDDTKGIRGKASYCLCKNGKSREPMRTFTAGIIVAFMRAYLDGDFSDLMSIRDGHATSPVELQTVEFLD, encoded by the exons ATGCCATCTTCTTCACCAAATGTTTTTGAGATTGGAAATTATGCAACCATTCTTCAACGATTTGAACCTGCTGCAACGTGCAGCACAACAAACTCTACTGTGCCAACTGTTCCACCACCAAAGCCGCTGTTAATTGCTATGCCAACTGATGCTGGAGACTTCCCACTTCTTATATTCCTTCACGGCTATCTTCTCTACAACTCCTTCTACTCTCAGCTCATCCAGCATATCGCTTCTCATGGGTTCATTGTCATTGCTCCTCAA TTATATGAATTGGCTGGAGCGGATGCAAGTGGAGAGATTAAATCTGCAGCTGCTATAACAAATTGGTTATCTGAAGGGCTCCCTGGTCTGCTTCCACCAAATGTTAAGCCAAATCTAAGCAAGCTAGGCCTTGCTGGTCATAGTCGCGGAGGAAAAACTGCATTTGCTCTTGCTCTTATGAAAACGGCCACTACTTTAAAATTTTCGGCCTTGATAGGCGTAGACCCAGTCGATGGAATGGACAAAGGGAAACAGACTCCTCCACCAGTCTTGACTTATGTTCCTCATTCCTTTGATCTTGACATGGCAGTGATGGTGATTGGTTCAGGCTTAGGTGAAGTGAAAAGAAATCCACTATTCCCCCCTTGTGCTCCTCAGGGAGTTAACCATAGAGACTTTTTCAATGAATGTAAAAGGCTTGCATGTCATTTTGTGATTAAGGATTATGGTCATCTTGATATGCTAGACGATGATACCAAGGGAATCAGAGGAAAAGCCTCATATTGTCTTTGTAAGAATGGCAAGTCCAGGGAGCCCATGAGGACCTTTACTGCAGGAATTATTGTTGCCTTTATGAGAGCTTATTTGGATGGGGATTTCAGCGACTTAATGTCTATAAGAGATGGGCATGCAACTTCACCTGTGGAGCTCCAAACTGTTGAATTTCTTGATTGA
- the LOC123221133 gene encoding protein LIFEGUARD 2-like: protein MVKGDIETGNPDQLYPGMMESPQMRWAFIGKVYSILSIQFFLTAVVAALVVFVKAIPNFIVNSGTPGHAVYVVIIILPFLLLCPLYILHKHHPWNFIFLMLFTVTIAFAVGLSCAFTEGRIVLEAAILTSVVVVGLTAYTFWAVKRGKDFSFLGPFLFASLLVLFVFSFIQILFPLGKLSHAIYGGVSAIIFCGFIVYDTDNLIKRYTYDEYIIASVAIYLDVINLFLSLLTLFTNTD from the exons atggtGAAAGGTGACATAGAAACTGGTAACCCTGACCAGTTGTATCCGGGGATGATGGAGTCACCGCAGATGCGCTGGGCTTTTATAGGAAAAGTTTACTCCATTTTATCCATACAGTTCTTTTTGACTGCTGTGGTTGCTGCGCTTGTCGTTTTTGTCAAAGCCATCCCCAACTTCATCGTCAACAGCGGGACGCCTGGCCATGCCGTCTATGTTGTCATCATTATTCTTCCCTTCCTGc TGTTGTGCCCTTTGTACATTTTACACAAGCATCATCCatggaattttatttttctcatgcTGTTTACAGTAACCATTGCCTTTGCTGTGGGACTTTCTTGCGCCTTTACGGAAG GGAGAATTGTTTTGGAAGCTGCAATTTTGACAAGCGTTGTGGTTGTTGGCCTCACTGCCTACACTTTCTGGGCTGTGAAAAGAGGCAAGGATTTCAGCTTTCTGGGACCCTTTCTGTTTGCTTCCCTGCTGGTGCTTTTTGTTTTCTCATTCATCCAG ATCTTGTTCCCTCTTGGAAAGCTATCACATGCAATATATGGGGGCGTGTCAGCGATCATATTCTGTGGCTTCATCGTCTATGACACAGACAACCTGATCAAGCGTTACACCTATGACGAATATATCATTGCTTCTGTGGCTATTTATCTTGATGTTATCAACCTCTTCCTTTCCCTCCTTACGTTATTTACAAATACAGACTGA
- the LOC123221131 gene encoding VAN3-binding protein-like — MDKPLPITEPWRPDSVLFRPPETPREPMEFLSRSWSVSALEVSKALAPQLPQMVLSKTSSSVILEDLAGELEDQNGAVSGNPFSLVSSETSQMIMERIMSQSQEVSPRTSGRLSHSSGPLNGTQSCGSLTDSPPVSPSEIDDVKFCRSNNNTSGNNLHHHPFTSSSNFRASAAAVSVASAATSGGGKTVGRWLKDRREKKKEETRVHNAQLHAAVSVAGVAAAVAAIAAATAGTSGAGKDEQMAKTDMAVASAATLVAAQCVEAAEALGAEREHLASVVSSAVNVRSAGDIMTLTAGAATALRGAATLKARALKEVWNIASVIPVEKGNNNSGGGSNNGSSNGSFSGELVPEENFLGICSRELLARGCELLKRTRKGDLHWKIVSVYINRLNQVMLKMKSRHVAGTITKKKKNVVLEVIKDMPSWPGRHLLEGGENRRYFGLKTVMRGIVEFECKNQREYDIWTQGVSRLLTIASEKSNRHRV, encoded by the exons ATGGACAAGCCTCTACCCATAACCGAACCCTGGCGACCGGACTCTGTACTATTCCGGCCACCGGAGACGCCACGCGAGCCGATGGAGTTCCTTTCACGGTCATGGAGCGTGTCCGCTTTAGAAGTGTCTAAAGCTCTAGCTCCACAGCTCCCGCAGATGGTCCTCTCAAAGACATCAAGCAGTGTCATACTGGAAGACTTAGCTGGTGAACTGGAAGACCAAAATGGCGCCGTTTCAGGGAACCCATTCTCCTTAGTCTCCTCTGAAACTTCCCAGATGATTATGGAACGTATCATGTCACAGTCG CAAGAGGTGTCTCCACGCACATCCGGAAGACTGTCACATAGCAGCGGCCCTCTTAACGGAACTCAGAGCTGCGGTTCCCTGACCGACAGTCCTCCCGTTTCTCCCTCTGAAATCGACGACGTTAAG TTTTGTCGTTCCAATAACAACACCTCCGGCAACAACCTCCATCATCATCCATTCACATCTAGCTCTAACTTCCGTGCTTCGGCCGCCGCCGTTTCTGTAGCTTCGGCCGCGACATCAGGCGGTGGGAAGACTGTGGGACGGTGGCTGAAGGACAGGAGGGAGAAGAAAAAGGAGGAAACCCGTGTACATAATGCCCAACTCCACGCGGCTGTTTCTGTTGCTGGAGTTGCGGCTGCTGTGGCCGCTATTGCTGCGGCCACGGCTGGCACATCCGGTGCCGGGAAAGATGAGCAAATGGCGAAGACTGATATGGCTGTGGCCTCAGCGGCTACGCTTGTTGCTGCTCAATGTGTAGAGGCTGCTGAAGCTTTGGGTGCTGAACGTGAACATTTGGCTTCTGTTGTCAGCTCCGCTGTCAACGTTAGATCAGCCGGCGATATAATGACATTAACTGCTGGAGCGGCTACGG CTTTGAGAGGGGCAGCCACGTTGAAGGCTCGTGCGTTGAAGGAGGTGTGGAATATTGCGTCGGTGATTCCAGTAGAGAAAGGAAATAACAACAGTGGGGGTGGTAGTAACAATGGTAGTTCCAACGGTAGTTTCAGCGGTGAGCTTGTTCCTGAAGAGAATTTCTTGGGTATTTGCAGTAGAGAATTGCTTGCCAGAGGTTGTGAGCTACTAAAGCGAACCCGGAAAG GTGATCTTCACTGGAAAATAGTTTCTGTTTATATTAACAGATTAAATCAG GTTATGTTGAAGATGAAGAGTAGACATGTTGCTGGGACCatcacaaaaaagaaaaaga ATGTTGTGTTGGAGGTGATTAAAGATATGCCCTCATGGCCAGGCCGCCACTTGCTTGAGGGAGGTGAGAACAGACGATACTTTGGGTTGAAGACAGTTATGCGTGGAATTGTAGAATTCGAATGCAAGAACCAGAGAGAGTATGATATATGGACTCAGGGTGTGTCAAGGCTCCTCACTATTGCTTCAGAAAAAAGCAATAGACATAGAGTTTAA